One Deefgea tanakiae genomic region harbors:
- the thrS gene encoding threonine--tRNA ligase: protein MPAITLPDGSVRQFDAAVSVYDVAHSISPGLAKAALAGKVNGQLVDTRFVMLSDVTLQIITDKDAEGLEVIRHSTAHLLAYAVKQLYPTAQVTIGPVIENGFYYDFSYERPFTLDDLAAIEKKMTELAKKDIPVERYELSRDEAVSYFKGIGENYKAEIIESIPADQVLSLYREGEFTDLCRGPHVPSTGKLKVFKLMKVAGAYWRGDSKNEMLTRVYGTAFAKKEDLAQYLHMIEEAEKRDHRKLGKQLDLFHMQDEAPGMVFWHPKGWTLWQTIEQYMRAKLNKHGYQEIRTPMVMDRTLWEKSGHWENYHDGMFTTESEKRDYAVKPMNCPGHIQVFNQGLRSYRDLPLRYAEFGSCHRNEPSGSLHGIMRVRGFVQDDAHIFCTEDQVQQEAAAFIDLLKEVYTDFGFEEILVKLSTRPEKRIGTEEAWDRAEAALAAALNSKNLAFEYLPGEGAFYGPKIEFTLKDCLGRLWQCGTLQIDPNLPERLGAEYVGEDNAKHRPIMLHRAVLGSLERFIGILIENHAGAFPAWLAPVQLVVMNISESQREYAQKTADLLNQSGLRASTDLRNEKITYKIREHSLQRLPYQLIVGDKERDAGLVAVRNRSGEDLGQMTVEALIALVKADLPKV, encoded by the coding sequence ATGCCCGCTATTACGCTTCCCGATGGTTCAGTGCGTCAATTTGATGCAGCAGTGTCAGTGTACGATGTTGCCCACAGTATCTCTCCTGGCTTGGCTAAAGCGGCTTTAGCTGGCAAGGTCAATGGCCAATTGGTTGATACGCGTTTTGTAATGTTGAGTGATGTAACGCTGCAAATTATCACCGACAAGGATGCTGAAGGCTTAGAGGTCATTCGTCATTCTACGGCGCATTTGTTGGCCTACGCAGTTAAACAGCTTTATCCAACGGCTCAAGTAACGATTGGCCCAGTGATTGAAAACGGTTTTTATTACGACTTTTCCTATGAGCGCCCATTTACATTGGATGATTTGGCTGCGATTGAAAAGAAAATGACTGAGCTGGCTAAAAAAGACATTCCAGTTGAGCGTTATGAATTAAGCCGTGATGAGGCCGTTAGCTATTTTAAAGGCATAGGCGAGAACTATAAGGCTGAGATTATTGAGTCGATTCCGGCTGATCAAGTTTTAAGCTTGTATCGTGAAGGTGAGTTTACTGATCTTTGCCGTGGGCCTCATGTGCCTTCAACGGGAAAATTAAAAGTATTCAAGTTAATGAAGGTCGCTGGTGCATATTGGCGTGGCGATAGTAAAAATGAAATGCTCACTAGGGTATATGGCACGGCGTTTGCTAAGAAAGAGGATCTAGCTCAATACCTACATATGATCGAAGAAGCTGAGAAGCGCGATCATCGTAAACTGGGTAAGCAGCTTGATTTATTTCATATGCAAGATGAAGCGCCTGGTATGGTGTTTTGGCATCCGAAAGGTTGGACGCTTTGGCAGACTATTGAACAGTACATGCGTGCCAAACTCAACAAGCATGGTTACCAAGAAATTCGTACGCCGATGGTGATGGATCGTACCTTGTGGGAAAAGTCAGGCCACTGGGAGAACTACCATGACGGCATGTTTACCACTGAATCTGAAAAACGTGATTACGCAGTAAAACCAATGAACTGCCCTGGTCATATTCAAGTGTTTAACCAAGGCTTGCGTTCATACCGTGATTTGCCTCTGCGCTACGCTGAGTTTGGCTCTTGCCATCGCAATGAGCCTTCAGGCTCACTGCACGGTATTATGCGTGTACGTGGCTTTGTGCAAGATGATGCGCATATCTTCTGTACTGAAGATCAAGTTCAGCAAGAAGCTGCGGCATTTATTGATTTACTGAAAGAGGTTTATACCGACTTTGGTTTTGAAGAAATTCTAGTTAAGTTGTCAACTCGTCCTGAAAAGCGTATTGGTACAGAAGAAGCATGGGATCGAGCCGAGGCTGCACTAGCTGCTGCACTTAACTCTAAAAATCTGGCATTTGAATATCTGCCGGGTGAGGGGGCATTTTACGGCCCTAAAATTGAGTTTACTTTAAAAGACTGTTTAGGTCGTTTATGGCAATGTGGCACTTTGCAAATTGACCCGAATTTACCTGAACGTCTTGGTGCAGAATACGTGGGTGAGGATAATGCAAAGCATCGTCCAATCATGTTGCACCGTGCTGTTTTAGGCTCGCTAGAACGTTTTATTGGTATTTTGATCGAAAACCACGCGGGTGCATTCCCCGCATGGTTGGCTCCAGTTCAACTTGTTGTGATGAATATTTCTGAGTCACAACGTGAATATGCGCAAAAAACTGCTGATTTATTGAATCAAAGTGGACTTCGTGCATCAACGGACTTGAGAAATGAGAAGATTACCTATAAAATCCGCGAACATAGCTTGCAACGTCTTCCTTATCAGCTAATTGTGGGTGATAAAGAGCGTGATGCAGGTTTGGTGGCCGTGCGTAACCGCAGTGGTGAAGACTTAGGGCAAATGACAGTGGAAGCGCTGATTGCGCTGGTAAAAGCTGATTTGCCAAAAGTTTGA
- the infC gene encoding translation initiation factor IF-3, protein MAAQDKGPRINGEITAREIRLQGVEGEQLGIVSLNQALQLAEDAEVDLVEIAPNAEPPVCRLMDYGKFRYEEAKKKHAAKLKQKQVQVKEIKLRPGTDENDYQVKLRGAIRFLNDGDKCKFTLRFRGREMAHQEIGMAQLKRVEADLAELAVVEQYPKLEGRQMVMMLGPKKKA, encoded by the coding sequence ATAGCTGCTCAAGATAAAGGCCCGCGTATTAACGGTGAAATCACCGCGCGAGAAATTCGGTTGCAAGGTGTGGAAGGCGAACAACTCGGTATCGTCTCCCTTAATCAGGCTCTCCAGTTAGCGGAAGATGCTGAGGTAGATCTGGTAGAGATCGCACCGAATGCAGAACCGCCTGTTTGTCGTTTGATGGACTACGGCAAGTTCCGGTACGAAGAGGCCAAGAAAAAGCACGCTGCCAAGCTCAAGCAAAAGCAGGTACAGGTTAAAGAAATTAAACTGCGCCCTGGTACAGATGAAAATGACTACCAAGTTAAATTGCGTGGTGCGATTCGATTCTTGAACGATGGCGATAAATGCAAATTTACCTTGCGCTTCCGCGGTCGTGAAATGGCTCACCAAGAAATTGGTATGGCACAGCTTAAGCGCGTAGAAGCTGATTTGGCTGAGCTTGCAGTGGTTGAGCAATATCCTAAGCTAGAAGGTCGCCAAATGGTGATGATGCTAGGGCCGAAGAAAAAAGCATAA
- the rpmI gene encoding 50S ribosomal protein L35, whose amino-acid sequence MPKMKTKSSAKKRFIVLGGGGVKRSHAFKRHILTKKTTKTKRQLRGTSMVDSTNMKSVRAMMPYA is encoded by the coding sequence ATGCCTAAAATGAAAACCAAAAGTAGCGCCAAAAAGCGCTTCATTGTTCTTGGTGGTGGTGGTGTTAAGCGTAGTCACGCTTTCAAACGTCACATCTTGACTAAGAAAACGACTAAAACTAAACGCCAGTTGCGCGGTACTTCTATGGTTGATTCAACCAATATGAAGTCTGTACGTGCAATGATGCCATACGCTTAA
- the rplT gene encoding 50S ribosomal protein L20: MPRVKRGVTARARHKKVLALAKGYRGRRKNVYRIAKQAVMKAGQYAYRDRRQKKRQFRQLWIARINAASRECGLAYSRFMNGLKKAGIEVDRKVLADLAVFDKPAFAAFVEKAKAQLTA, encoded by the coding sequence ATGCCTCGCGTTAAACGTGGTGTCACAGCTCGCGCTCGTCATAAGAAAGTCTTAGCCCTGGCTAAAGGCTATCGTGGTCGTCGTAAAAATGTCTATCGTATCGCTAAACAAGCGGTAATGAAGGCAGGTCAATACGCATACCGTGACCGTCGTCAGAAAAAACGTCAATTCCGTCAACTCTGGATCGCTCGTATCAACGCAGCATCTCGCGAGTGCGGTCTGGCTTACAGCCGCTTCATGAATGGCTTGAAAAAAGCTGGTATTGAAGTTGACCGTAAAGTATTGGCTGATCTCGCTGTATTTGATAAACCAGCATTTGCTGCGTTTGTTGAAAAAGCAAAAGCTCAGCTGACTGCTTAA
- the pheS gene encoding phenylalanine--tRNA ligase subunit alpha, producing MDANMQALLDAGLAALNATDDPVELEIVKASYIGKQGSITALMKLLAAMPPEEKKAFGAQVNLTKQAFETALNAKRDAMAAEKLAAQLAAEALDISLPGRGHAKGGLHPVTLVQQRIEALFGSMGFAVADGPEIENDFHNFEALNIPKNHPARAMQDTFYVQNEGEPLVLRTHTSPIQVRYMLDNEPPIKIIAPGRVYRVDSDATHSPMFHQMEGLWVEEGVSFADLKSVIVDFLRRFFERDNLEVRFRPSFFPFTEPSAEIDVKWSKGWMEVGGCGMVHPNVLKSVNIDSEKYTGFAFGIGLDRFAMLYYGVNDLRLFFENDVTFLSQFK from the coding sequence ATGGATGCAAATATGCAGGCCTTGCTTGACGCGGGTTTAGCGGCGTTGAATGCGACTGACGACCCCGTTGAGCTCGAAATTGTCAAAGCAAGCTATATCGGAAAACAAGGTTCGATCACTGCGCTGATGAAGCTATTGGCAGCGATGCCACCCGAAGAAAAAAAAGCGTTTGGTGCTCAGGTTAATTTGACCAAACAAGCTTTTGAAACTGCACTGAATGCTAAACGTGATGCAATGGCTGCGGAAAAGTTAGCAGCTCAGTTGGCGGCAGAGGCACTCGATATTTCATTACCTGGTCGAGGGCACGCTAAAGGCGGTTTGCATCCTGTAACGCTCGTGCAGCAACGCATTGAAGCCTTATTTGGCAGTATGGGTTTTGCGGTCGCTGATGGTCCGGAAATTGAAAACGACTTTCATAATTTTGAAGCACTCAATATTCCAAAGAATCATCCTGCACGCGCAATGCAAGACACATTCTATGTTCAGAATGAAGGTGAACCTTTAGTACTGCGTACACACACCAGTCCAATTCAAGTTCGTTATATGCTTGATAACGAGCCTCCGATCAAGATTATTGCACCGGGTCGTGTTTACCGCGTTGACTCTGATGCGACTCACTCACCGATGTTCCATCAAATGGAAGGCTTGTGGGTTGAAGAGGGCGTCTCTTTTGCTGATTTGAAAAGTGTGATTGTTGATTTTCTTCGGCGCTTTTTTGAACGTGATAATTTGGAAGTACGTTTCCGTCCATCATTTTTCCCATTTACCGAACCATCGGCTGAAATTGATGTGAAGTGGTCCAAAGGTTGGATGGAAGTCGGTGGTTGCGGCATGGTGCATCCAAATGTTTTGAAAAGCGTGAATATTGATTCCGAAAAATACACCGGCTTTGCCTTCGGTATCGGTTTAGATCGATTTGCGATGCTGTACTACGGCGTGAATGATTTACGGCTGTTTTTTGAAAACGACGTGACTTTCTTGTCTCAATTCAAATAA
- the pheT gene encoding phenylalanine--tRNA ligase subunit beta produces MQFSEQWLRSWVNPALSSDELAHLLTMAGLEVEENEAAAPAFTDVFVAEVLSVTKHPDADRLNVCSVNVGEAEPLQIVCGAPNVAAGLKVPCARIGAVLPGDFKIKKAKVRGIESSGMLCSGDEMGIAADVDGLYVLPSNAPVGMPIREYLALDDRLLTLKLTPNRTDCLSIRGIAREIAALTKSPLNPIVIQAAALSTELSIAVALNAGDACPRYAGRIVKGINQAAATPDWMKQRLERSGIRSISAIVDITNYVLLELGQPMHAFDAAKLSGGVQVRFAQAGETITLLNEKELTLSDDLLVIADDREALALAGIMGGLASSVTEATTDIFLESAFFAPEVIAGKARRFGFSSDSSHRFERGIDFGNVREALERATQLVVEICGGQVGPVTEQITTLPNRKPVQLRVARVAKVLGVALPADEIISMLQGLGLACDLAADVIIVTPPSYRFDIEIEEDLIEEVARVFGYDNIPVSPSLARMSMLPQAGNRRSKNVLKSILAARNFQETISYAFVEEKWESDFAANANPIRLMNPIASQMSVMRSTLIGGLVAGLQHNLNRKQDRVRLFEVARVFNGVAADQQPERIAALAWGGRFAEQWGVSKERVDFFDVKADVEALLAPRVAEYRRANHPALHPGRSAEVVLDGQIIGVVGELHPKWVQAYDLTHAPVVLELDVAALVQVEKLQSAPVSKFQAVRRDLALLMDESVSVDTLQAAFSSAKLSVVDSIEVFDVYRGKGLPEGKKSLAFKVLMQDTLKTLTDVEVDEAVTKLLQKAEECGAILRA; encoded by the coding sequence ATGCAATTTTCAGAACAATGGCTACGTAGTTGGGTTAATCCCGCGTTGAGTTCGGATGAACTCGCGCATTTGTTAACCATGGCGGGTCTGGAAGTAGAAGAAAATGAAGCGGCAGCACCTGCATTTACAGATGTTTTTGTCGCAGAAGTATTGAGTGTAACTAAACATCCGGATGCTGATCGTTTGAATGTATGCAGTGTCAATGTGGGTGAAGCTGAGCCGCTGCAAATTGTTTGTGGTGCCCCCAATGTAGCTGCAGGTTTAAAAGTTCCTTGTGCGCGCATTGGTGCGGTGTTGCCGGGTGATTTTAAAATCAAGAAAGCCAAAGTTCGTGGCATCGAATCATCTGGTATGTTGTGCTCGGGTGATGAGATGGGTATAGCCGCAGACGTTGATGGTTTATATGTGTTGCCAAGCAATGCCCCTGTAGGTATGCCGATTCGTGAATACTTAGCACTGGATGACCGTTTACTGACTTTAAAACTCACACCGAATCGCACTGATTGCTTGTCGATTCGTGGTATTGCGCGTGAAATTGCGGCATTAACAAAATCCCCGTTAAATCCAATTGTGATTCAAGCAGCGGCACTGAGTACTGAGTTGTCGATTGCTGTTGCATTGAATGCAGGTGATGCTTGCCCTCGTTATGCAGGCCGTATTGTTAAGGGGATTAATCAAGCCGCTGCAACGCCAGATTGGATGAAACAACGCCTAGAGCGTTCGGGTATTCGCTCAATTTCAGCGATTGTTGATATTACCAATTACGTTCTGCTCGAACTCGGTCAGCCGATGCATGCGTTCGACGCAGCAAAATTATCGGGTGGCGTTCAAGTTCGTTTTGCCCAAGCAGGTGAAACGATTACCTTGCTTAATGAGAAAGAGTTGACGTTGAGTGACGATTTATTGGTGATTGCCGATGATCGTGAAGCGTTGGCTTTGGCTGGGATTATGGGCGGTTTGGCCTCGAGCGTAACTGAAGCGACCACCGATATTTTCCTTGAGTCGGCCTTCTTTGCGCCTGAAGTGATCGCTGGCAAAGCGCGTCGTTTTGGCTTCTCATCAGATTCTAGTCACCGCTTTGAGCGCGGGATTGATTTTGGTAATGTCCGTGAAGCACTCGAGCGTGCAACACAACTAGTTGTTGAAATTTGTGGTGGTCAAGTTGGGCCTGTGACAGAACAAATCACGACACTACCTAACCGTAAACCCGTTCAATTGCGCGTAGCCCGTGTTGCTAAAGTGCTAGGCGTTGCTCTACCTGCCGATGAAATCATATCGATGTTGCAAGGATTGGGTTTGGCGTGCGATTTAGCTGCTGATGTGATTATCGTTACGCCACCTTCATATCGTTTTGATATTGAAATCGAAGAAGACTTAATCGAGGAAGTTGCTCGCGTCTTTGGTTATGACAATATTCCAGTGAGCCCATCACTAGCGCGTATGAGTATGTTGCCGCAAGCGGGCAATCGCCGCAGCAAGAATGTTCTTAAGTCGATCTTAGCTGCAAGGAATTTCCAAGAAACGATTTCCTACGCTTTTGTTGAAGAGAAATGGGAAAGCGATTTTGCCGCTAATGCTAATCCAATTCGCTTGATGAATCCGATTGCAAGCCAAATGAGCGTAATGCGCTCCACCTTGATCGGTGGCCTAGTCGCTGGTTTGCAACACAATTTGAATCGTAAGCAAGATCGAGTGCGCTTATTTGAAGTGGCTCGCGTCTTCAACGGGGTTGCCGCAGATCAACAACCAGAACGTATTGCTGCATTAGCATGGGGTGGTCGTTTTGCCGAGCAGTGGGGCGTCAGCAAAGAACGCGTTGATTTCTTTGATGTTAAAGCCGATGTTGAAGCGCTGCTCGCACCGCGAGTGGCAGAATATCGCCGCGCCAATCATCCTGCATTGCATCCGGGCCGCTCCGCAGAAGTCGTGCTCGATGGGCAAATCATCGGTGTTGTTGGTGAATTGCATCCGAAATGGGTGCAAGCCTATGACTTAACGCATGCACCTGTTGTACTTGAATTAGATGTTGCCGCCTTAGTGCAAGTTGAAAAACTGCAATCAGCACCGGTATCTAAATTTCAAGCTGTGCGGCGCGATTTAGCGTTGTTAATGGATGAGTCAGTCTCTGTTGACACCTTGCAGGCTGCATTTTCAAGCGCAAAATTATCAGTAGTGGACAGTATCGAAGTTTTTGATGTATACCGTGGTAAAGGTCTGCCAGAAGGTAAAAAGAGCCTTGCATTCAAAGTCTTAATGCAAGATACTCTCAAAACTTTGACTGACGTAGAAGTCGATGAAGCAGTAACAAAATTACTCCAGAAGGCAGAGGAATGCGGCGCGATCTTGAGAGCATAA
- a CDS encoding integration host factor subunit alpha: protein MQYETSTLTLTKADLADMLFDKVGLNKREAKDMVESFFDEVRISLAEGDTVKLSGFGNFQLRDKPQRPGRNPKTGEEIPISARRVVTFHASQKLKGMVEIHYAKLQQRYSNQ, encoded by the coding sequence ATGCAGTACGAAACTAGCACATTAACACTAACAAAGGCCGACCTAGCCGATATGTTGTTCGACAAGGTGGGTTTGAATAAACGCGAAGCAAAAGATATGGTTGAGTCATTTTTCGACGAAGTCCGTATCTCTTTGGCTGAAGGTGACACCGTCAAGCTATCTGGTTTTGGTAACTTTCAGTTGCGCGATAAGCCGCAGCGTCCAGGTCGTAACCCAAAAACTGGCGAAGAAATTCCAATTTCTGCTCGCCGTGTGGTTACATTTCACGCAAGTCAAAAGCTGAAGGGAATGGTTGAAATCCACTATGCAAAACTCCAGCAGCGTTATTCCAACCAGTGA
- a CDS encoding MerR family transcriptional regulator: MQNSSSVIPTSDLPSIPAKRYFTIGEVSDLCGVKPHVLRYWEQEFTQLKPVKRRGNRRYYQHHEVLLVRRIRGLLYEQGFTISGARNQLGSSAVTMGEYADGEVSLTELRHELEDLLSWLEQ; encoded by the coding sequence ATGCAAAACTCCAGCAGCGTTATTCCAACCAGTGATTTGCCCTCAATACCTGCAAAACGCTACTTCACCATCGGTGAAGTTAGCGATTTGTGTGGCGTAAAACCCCATGTTTTACGCTATTGGGAGCAAGAGTTCACTCAGTTAAAGCCTGTAAAACGTCGTGGTAATCGGCGTTACTATCAGCATCATGAAGTGCTGCTAGTGCGGCGAATTCGCGGTTTATTGTACGAGCAAGGTTTTACCATTAGCGGCGCGCGTAACCAGTTAGGTAGCAGTGCAGTGACGATGGGTGAGTATGCTGACGGCGAAGTGAGTTTGACTGAATTACGCCATGAGCTAGAAGACTTACTATCTTGGCTTGAACAGTAA